Proteins encoded together in one Sinorhizobium meliloti window:
- a CDS encoding glycosyltransferase family 4 protein — MSERPLRILHCFRSPVGGIFRHVRDLAEAHADAGHQVGILCDSTTGGAHEDALFEEVRPHLALGIIRVPIHRSIGASDAAALWRGYKEIRSLQPDVLHGHGAKGGVLARIVGSALRVNKYRVARLYSPHGGSLHFERRSLAGSLILRVERLQERLTDALVFVCEYERRTYGARVGPPLARSELIYNGIDDAEFEPVETGPGAVDFLYIGMMRDLKGPDLFIEGFAAAEEIAGRRLSALMVGDGPQQRQYEEMTLRMGLADRIRLLPAMRAREAFALARKVVIPSRAESMPYILLEALAAGKPVIATRVGGIPEVLGSDSEALVQPGDAGALARLMADAILDAGWAARTMPDADRFKSRFAASVMTRHVMQLYRDLTEESLVPQGRLRTT; from the coding sequence ATGAGCGAACGCCCCTTGCGCATTCTGCATTGCTTCAGATCCCCGGTCGGCGGCATATTCCGGCACGTGCGCGACCTTGCCGAAGCGCATGCGGACGCCGGACATCAGGTCGGAATCCTTTGCGACAGCACCACCGGCGGGGCCCACGAGGACGCGCTCTTCGAAGAGGTTCGCCCGCATCTGGCGCTCGGCATCATCCGTGTTCCAATCCATCGTTCGATCGGGGCATCGGACGCCGCGGCGCTTTGGCGCGGCTACAAGGAAATCAGAAGTTTGCAACCGGATGTATTGCACGGCCACGGCGCCAAGGGCGGCGTGCTGGCGCGCATCGTCGGTTCAGCCCTGCGGGTCAACAAGTATCGCGTAGCCCGCCTCTATTCGCCCCATGGGGGCAGCCTTCACTTCGAGCGCCGGTCCCTGGCTGGTTCGCTCATTCTGCGCGTCGAGCGCCTGCAGGAACGCCTGACCGACGCCCTCGTCTTCGTCTGCGAATACGAACGCCGCACCTACGGCGCCAGGGTCGGCCCTCCACTGGCGCGCAGCGAGCTGATCTATAACGGCATCGACGATGCGGAATTCGAACCGGTCGAGACAGGACCGGGCGCTGTCGATTTCCTCTATATCGGCATGATGCGGGACCTGAAGGGTCCCGATCTTTTTATCGAGGGATTTGCCGCAGCCGAAGAGATCGCCGGCCGCAGGCTTTCCGCCTTGATGGTCGGAGATGGCCCGCAGCAGCGGCAATACGAAGAAATGACCCTGCGCATGGGTCTCGCCGATCGCATCCGGCTGCTGCCGGCAATGAGGGCGCGCGAGGCTTTCGCTCTGGCCCGCAAGGTCGTCATTCCCTCCCGCGCAGAATCCATGCCCTATATCCTGCTGGAAGCGCTCGCCGCCGGAAAGCCCGTAATCGCGACCCGCGTCGGCGGCATCCCGGAGGTTCTCGGGTCCGATAGCGAGGCGCTCGTCCAACCCGGCGATGCGGGGGCGCTTGCCCGTCTCATGGCAGACGCCATCCTGGACGCCGGCTGGGCTGCCCGGACGATGCCCGACGCGGACCGGTTCAAATCCCGCTTCGCCGCATCGGTGATGACCAGACACGTGATGCAGCTTTATCGAGACCTCACCGAGGAATCGCTTGTGCCGCAGGGGCGGCTGCGTACAACGTAA
- the argC gene encoding N-acetyl-gamma-glutamyl-phosphate reductase, translated as MKPKIFIDGEHGTTGLQIRVRMAGRTDLELLSIPEAERRNAAMREDLLNSADIAILCLPDDASREAVAMVAGNNRVRIIDTSTAHRVAPDWAYGFAEMDKAQPQRIRDARHVANPGCYPTGAIALIRPLRQAGILPDGYPVTVNAVSGYTGGGKQMIAQMEDDKNPDHIDAPHFLYGLTLKHKHVPEMKMHGLLERAPVFSPSVGKFAQGMIVQVPLYLEDLAAGATLETIHRALVDHYAGQSIVDVVPLEESAKLARIDATELAGSDAMKLFVFGTQGGAHVNLVALLDNLGKGASGAAVQNMDLMLSA; from the coding sequence ATGAAACCGAAGATCTTTATCGATGGCGAACACGGCACGACGGGCCTGCAGATCCGTGTGCGCATGGCCGGCCGTACGGATCTCGAACTCCTGTCCATTCCGGAAGCGGAGCGACGCAATGCAGCGATGCGCGAGGATCTCCTGAACAGCGCCGATATCGCCATCCTATGCCTACCGGACGACGCCTCGCGGGAGGCCGTTGCCATGGTTGCCGGAAACAATCGCGTGCGCATCATTGATACGTCGACCGCGCATCGCGTCGCGCCCGACTGGGCCTATGGCTTTGCCGAAATGGACAAGGCGCAGCCCCAGCGGATCCGCGACGCGCGCCATGTCGCCAATCCCGGCTGCTACCCGACCGGAGCGATCGCCCTGATTCGCCCTCTGCGTCAGGCGGGCATCCTGCCGGACGGCTATCCCGTCACCGTCAATGCGGTTTCCGGCTATACCGGCGGCGGCAAGCAGATGATCGCGCAGATGGAGGACGACAAGAATCCGGACCACATCGACGCGCCGCATTTCCTCTACGGGCTTACGCTGAAGCACAAGCACGTGCCGGAAATGAAGATGCACGGGCTTCTCGAGCGCGCGCCGGTCTTCAGCCCTTCCGTCGGCAAGTTCGCGCAGGGGATGATCGTGCAGGTGCCGCTTTATCTCGAGGACCTGGCAGCCGGTGCAACGCTGGAAACGATCCATCGGGCCCTCGTCGACCATTATGCGGGACAGTCGATCGTTGACGTCGTGCCGCTTGAGGAGAGCGCCAAGCTCGCCCGGATCGATGCGACGGAGCTCGCCGGCAGCGACGCCATGAAGCTTTTCGTTTTCGGTACCCAGGGTGGAGCGCATGTCAATCTGGTCGCGCTGCTCGACAATCTCGGCAAGGGCGCCTCGGGCGCCGCCGTCCAGAACATGGACCTGATGCTGTCCGCCTGA
- a CDS encoding exopolysaccharide transport family protein, with protein MSGIGGQQDVDIDLGGLFRAIWQRRVRVLLATVGAAAVAFAAAKMVDPDYEGETRVLIESREPEFSGTNQVSQNGSDRMFDESGILSQVQVLRSADLIKQVARNMKLHELDEFDPSARPSAASDLLVMLGLKKNPLDLPPEERVLKEFEEKLQVYQVEKSRVIAIAFTSKDAKLAAAIPNEMANVYLSLQSGAKLDSNSEASRWLEPEIANLREKVREAEAKVAGYRAESGLLPTGETQNFATRQLTDISTELARVRSERANTAARAEGMRTALADGRPADTLADIVGSPMIQRLKENRANVQAQIADLSTTLLDGHPRLKGLKSQLEGIEGQIRSETRKILASLENEAKVGQLREQQLVQQMNTLKAQSAQAGEEEVGLRALEREATAQRQLLETYLARYREATSRTVANATPADARVISRAVVPTAQSFPKVLPITIVAAFASLLVSCVVVMLGELFSGRALRPVSLPEAPAPRQPAEMPSVAGVVEEIPAPALVPAEPAPEENGGDGNAASKHDFSIESVAEHLRANGVRIAVSVSPGGDEGSTATVMLARVLAEDEQKVVLIDLSGSACPTRLMAQSQDLAGVTNLLMGEVAFSESIHSDRLSQAHIIPHGDADPHAAMRGIDRLQIIIDALANAYDLVLIECGSADAEAVAKVARHEGTEIILSAPSISDDQIVEMLMSFGEAGYRDVVLMTGKGQDGPDFPDRRAA; from the coding sequence ATGTCGGGCATCGGCGGACAGCAGGATGTGGATATCGATCTCGGCGGGCTTTTTCGCGCCATCTGGCAACGTCGCGTGCGGGTGCTGCTCGCCACGGTCGGGGCCGCTGCCGTCGCCTTCGCGGCTGCCAAGATGGTCGATCCCGATTACGAGGGCGAAACGCGCGTTCTGATAGAGTCGCGTGAGCCCGAGTTCAGCGGCACCAATCAAGTTTCGCAGAATGGCTCCGACCGGATGTTCGACGAGTCGGGCATCCTCAGCCAGGTGCAGGTCCTGCGTTCGGCGGACCTTATCAAGCAGGTCGCGCGCAACATGAAGCTTCACGAACTCGACGAGTTCGATCCCTCGGCACGGCCTTCTGCCGCGTCCGATCTCCTGGTGATGCTGGGTCTGAAGAAGAATCCTCTCGATTTGCCGCCGGAAGAACGGGTGCTGAAGGAGTTCGAAGAGAAGCTGCAGGTCTATCAGGTCGAAAAATCGCGTGTGATCGCCATCGCCTTCACCTCGAAGGACGCGAAGCTCGCAGCCGCCATTCCGAACGAAATGGCCAATGTCTATCTCTCGTTGCAGAGCGGAGCCAAGCTCGACTCGAACTCCGAGGCGAGCCGCTGGCTTGAGCCGGAGATCGCCAACCTGCGCGAGAAGGTGCGCGAGGCGGAGGCGAAGGTCGCAGGTTACCGCGCCGAGTCTGGCCTGCTTCCGACCGGCGAGACGCAGAATTTTGCCACGCGCCAGCTTACCGACATTTCGACGGAGCTTGCACGGGTGCGGTCGGAGCGGGCGAACACGGCTGCGCGCGCCGAGGGTATGCGGACGGCGCTCGCCGACGGCCGTCCGGCGGACACGCTTGCCGACATCGTCGGTTCGCCGATGATTCAGCGTCTCAAGGAGAACCGCGCCAACGTCCAGGCGCAGATCGCCGACCTGTCGACGACACTGCTCGACGGCCATCCGCGGTTGAAGGGCCTGAAATCCCAGCTCGAAGGGATCGAAGGGCAGATCCGGTCGGAGACGCGGAAGATTCTTGCGAGCCTCGAAAATGAGGCGAAGGTCGGGCAACTGCGCGAGCAGCAGCTCGTTCAGCAAATGAACACGCTCAAGGCGCAATCGGCGCAGGCGGGCGAGGAGGAGGTCGGGCTCCGCGCGCTCGAGCGCGAGGCGACGGCGCAGCGCCAACTGCTCGAAACCTATCTCGCCCGATACCGCGAGGCGACGTCGCGTACCGTTGCGAACGCAACTCCGGCCGATGCACGCGTGATTTCGCGCGCCGTGGTCCCGACCGCCCAGAGCTTTCCGAAGGTGCTGCCGATCACGATCGTCGCTGCCTTTGCCAGCCTCCTGGTCAGTTGCGTCGTCGTCATGCTCGGCGAACTTTTCAGCGGCCGGGCGCTAAGGCCGGTCTCGCTCCCCGAAGCACCGGCCCCGCGTCAGCCCGCAGAAATGCCTTCAGTCGCTGGCGTGGTCGAAGAAATTCCCGCACCTGCCCTCGTCCCGGCGGAACCTGCGCCTGAGGAAAACGGCGGCGATGGAAATGCGGCATCGAAGCACGATTTTTCGATCGAGTCGGTGGCCGAACATCTTCGTGCCAATGGCGTGCGGATCGCGGTCTCGGTATCCCCGGGCGGCGACGAGGGATCGACGGCCACCGTGATGCTGGCGCGCGTTCTGGCCGAAGACGAGCAGAAAGTCGTGCTGATCGACCTTTCCGGTTCGGCCTGTCCGACGCGGCTCATGGCACAATCGCAGGACCTTGCCGGGGTTACGAATCTGCTCATGGGCGAAGTCGCCTTCTCCGAGTCGATTCACTCGGACAGGTTGTCCCAAGCACATATCATACCCCATGGCGACGCCGATCCTCATGCGGCGATGCGCGGCATCGACCGGCTGCAGATTATCATCGACGCGCTCGCCAACGCCTACGATCTCGTCCTGATCGAATGCGGGTCGGCCGATGCGGAGGCCGTCGCCAAGGTGGCACGGCACGAGGGCACCGAGATCATTCTGTCGGCACCGTCGATCAGCGACGACCAGATCGTCGAGATGCTGATGAGTTTCGGGGAAGCCGGATATCGCGACGTCGTGCTGATGACCGGGAAGGGGCAGGACGGCCCCGATTTTCCCGACCGCCGCGCTGCATAA
- a CDS encoding polysaccharide biosynthesis/export family protein, whose translation MSTAANKRTSVFAVAILSALVGGCTNYQPAPKGFSQATVQPYRLDSGDRLRINVFEQASLSGSYTVDQAGYVAFPLIGAVPSRGHTLPELEGMIAAKLRQGFLKDPDVTIEVDRYRSVFIMGEVGQAGQYAYVPGMTVQNAIAVAGGFTPRANQATADITRKINGRIITGRVPVTDPVLAGDTVYIRERLF comes from the coding sequence ATGTCGACCGCAGCCAACAAGAGAACAAGCGTCTTCGCCGTGGCGATCCTGTCGGCGCTCGTCGGCGGTTGTACGAACTACCAGCCCGCCCCCAAGGGCTTCAGCCAGGCCACAGTGCAGCCCTATCGGCTGGACAGCGGCGATCGCCTGCGCATCAACGTCTTCGAACAGGCAAGCCTCAGCGGCAGCTATACGGTCGATCAGGCCGGCTATGTCGCCTTCCCGCTGATCGGGGCCGTTCCGTCGCGCGGGCATACGCTTCCGGAACTGGAGGGGATGATCGCGGCGAAGCTCCGCCAGGGTTTCCTCAAGGATCCGGACGTCACGATCGAGGTCGACCGCTACCGCTCCGTGTTCATCATGGGCGAAGTGGGACAGGCCGGCCAATACGCCTACGTTCCGGGGATGACGGTACAGAATGCGATCGCCGTCGCAGGCGGCTTCACGCCACGCGCCAACCAGGCGACCGCCGACATCACCCGCAAGATCAACGGCCGCATCATCACCGGACGCGTTCCGGTAACCGACCCGGTTCTCGCCGGCGACACCGTCTATATACGCGAACGACTGTTCTGA
- a CDS encoding COX15/CtaA family protein codes for MAHAELATEQMLLKEIGRTERNRRQIRGWLAAVLFALFALVLVGGATRLTESGLSITEWKPVHGVIPPLSAEEWEEEFRLYQRIPQYEQINKGMTVDEFKTIFWWEWAHRLLARGIGVIFALPFFFFWITGRIERRLRLPLLGILALGGFQGFIGWWMVSSGLAERTAVSQYRLATHLTIACLIFAACMWIYRGLCPHSDDAHPTKRSQGMAAAIAIMSLFQIYLGAIVAGLDAGLSYNTWPLMDGAIVPGGLFVQQPAWINLFENPKTVQFVHRLGAYLLFALALWHMIASLRAAPETTHARRSVLLFALVTVQAAIGITTLLLQVPIGWGVLHQGGALVVLGFAIAHWRGFVGTYPTDTAIEMRD; via the coding sequence ATGGCCCACGCCGAATTGGCAACAGAACAGATGCTGCTCAAAGAGATCGGCAGAACCGAGCGCAACCGCCGGCAGATCCGCGGCTGGCTCGCCGCCGTTCTTTTCGCTCTGTTTGCACTGGTGCTCGTCGGAGGGGCGACGCGGCTGACCGAATCCGGCTTGTCGATCACCGAGTGGAAACCCGTCCACGGCGTCATACCGCCGCTCTCCGCGGAGGAATGGGAGGAGGAATTCCGCCTCTACCAGCGCATTCCGCAATATGAGCAGATCAACAAAGGCATGACGGTGGACGAGTTCAAGACCATCTTCTGGTGGGAATGGGCGCACCGGCTGCTCGCGCGCGGCATCGGGGTGATCTTCGCTTTGCCGTTCTTCTTCTTCTGGATCACGGGGCGGATCGAGCGGCGTCTGCGGCTGCCGCTTCTCGGAATCCTGGCGCTCGGCGGTTTTCAGGGATTCATCGGCTGGTGGATGGTATCCTCCGGTCTGGCGGAACGGACCGCAGTCAGCCAGTACCGGCTTGCCACGCATCTGACCATCGCCTGCCTGATCTTTGCCGCCTGCATGTGGATTTACCGGGGGCTGTGTCCGCATTCCGACGACGCGCATCCGACGAAAAGGTCGCAAGGCATGGCGGCGGCCATCGCGATCATGAGCCTCTTCCAGATCTATCTGGGCGCGATCGTCGCGGGTCTCGATGCGGGTCTGAGCTACAACACTTGGCCGCTGATGGACGGGGCGATCGTGCCGGGCGGTCTGTTCGTGCAGCAGCCCGCCTGGATCAATCTCTTCGAAAATCCGAAGACGGTGCAGTTCGTACACCGTCTCGGCGCCTATCTGCTGTTCGCACTGGCGCTTTGGCACATGATCGCATCCCTCCGCGCCGCGCCGGAGACGACACATGCCCGCCGCTCGGTACTCCTGTTCGCGCTGGTGACGGTGCAGGCGGCAATCGGCATCACGACGTTGCTTCTGCAGGTACCGATCGGCTGGGGCGTATTGCATCAGGGCGGCGCCCTCGTCGTGCTCGGCTTCGCGATCGCCCATTGGCGCGGTTTCGTCGGCACCTATCCGACAGACACGGCGATAGAAATGCGCGACTGA
- the speB gene encoding agmatinase: MANKSIDHAITAKSLTAAASDPTHAGILSFMRRKYTKELKGVEAVVWGIPFDAATSNRPGARFGPQAIRRASAIFDNDPQYPFQRDLFAYMATIDYGDCLLDYGNHAKTPQTIEREASKILKSGAYLLTLGGDHFVTYPILRAHAALHGPLALVQFDAHQDTWPDEKGRIDHGSFVGRAAREGLIDVERSIQIGIRTHAPDDCGLRIVYGDELEEMRAEEIADTIIRHVDSRPAYLTFDIDCLDPAFAPGTGTPVAGGPSSAKILSVLRKLGALHIAGSDVVEVAPAYDHADLTAIAGSTIAMYMLGLRAEWLAERRG; this comes from the coding sequence ATGGCCAACAAGTCGATCGACCACGCGATCACTGCAAAATCACTGACGGCGGCGGCCTCCGATCCGACGCATGCCGGCATCCTTTCCTTCATGCGGCGGAAATACACCAAAGAGCTCAAGGGTGTGGAGGCGGTCGTCTGGGGAATCCCGTTCGATGCGGCGACGTCGAATCGCCCCGGCGCGCGCTTCGGGCCACAGGCGATCCGACGCGCATCGGCGATCTTCGACAACGATCCGCAATATCCGTTCCAGCGCGACCTGTTTGCCTACATGGCGACGATCGATTACGGCGATTGTCTGCTCGACTACGGCAACCATGCGAAGACTCCCCAGACGATCGAGCGCGAGGCGTCGAAAATCCTGAAGTCCGGCGCCTACCTGCTGACCCTCGGCGGCGACCACTTCGTCACCTATCCGATCCTCAGGGCCCATGCAGCCCTGCACGGACCCCTCGCCCTCGTCCAGTTCGACGCCCATCAGGACACCTGGCCGGACGAGAAAGGCCGCATCGACCATGGCTCCTTCGTCGGCCGCGCGGCACGCGAGGGACTGATCGACGTGGAACGCTCGATCCAGATCGGCATCCGGACGCATGCTCCGGACGATTGCGGCCTTCGGATCGTCTACGGCGACGAGCTCGAGGAGATGCGCGCCGAGGAGATCGCCGATACCATCATCCGCCATGTCGACAGCCGCCCCGCCTATCTGACCTTCGATATAGATTGCCTTGACCCGGCCTTTGCGCCCGGCACCGGCACGCCCGTGGCCGGCGGCCCGTCAAGCGCAAAGATACTGTCGGTCCTGCGCAAACTCGGCGCGCTTCATATCGCCGGGAGCGACGTGGTCGAGGTGGCGCCTGCCTACGACCACGCGGACCTCACCGCCATTGCTGGCTCGACCATCGCCATGTATATGCTGGGCCTGCGTGCCGAGTGGCTGGCGGAGAGGCGCGGCTGA
- a CDS encoding DUF2842 domain-containing protein, with the protein MPVRLRKLIGTVLLIILVVVYALAAVTFASLLLGASPWWVHLLYFFFTGLLWVLPAMLIIKWMEKPAADH; encoded by the coding sequence ATGCCCGTACGCCTCCGAAAACTGATCGGTACCGTCCTGCTCATCATCCTCGTCGTCGTCTACGCACTTGCGGCCGTTACCTTCGCTTCCCTGCTGCTCGGCGCGTCTCCCTGGTGGGTGCATCTGCTTTATTTCTTCTTCACCGGCCTGCTGTGGGTCCTTCCCGCCATGCTGATCATCAAATGGATGGAAAAACCCGCCGCCGATCACTGA
- a CDS encoding undecaprenyl-phosphate glucose phosphotransferase yields the protein MNQFDRPESFNPEAFRKKVSEIRKTTTEQKNGAGGNAGLNPLAKQIALQFRADTYTPAMIIGLIRLLDFCALFAIGYGINAQYVAPALEQLPVYLLILAGGPALAVAAMQVADAYQVPALRAWLRMTPRVLGAWTAAFGVIALGLFFLKSGHLYSRFWIGAWFLAGGFFLVAERAFIAYSIRHWSRNGTMERRAVIVGGGQPAKDLIREIEHQPDNDIRICGIFDDRDERRSPNVIAGYPKLGTVDELVEFARLARIDMLIISLPLTAEKRILALLRKLWVLPVDIRLAAHANNLRFRPRSYSHVGQVPMLDIFDKPIADWDSVAKRCFDIFFSLVALALLWPVMLAAAVAVKVTSPGPIIFKQHRHGFNNETIEVYKFRSMYTHMSDPTARNAVTKNDPRVTPVGRFLRKSSIDELPQFFNVLKGELSLVGPRPHAVLAQTKDRTYSDVVEGYFARHRVKPGVTGWAQINGWRGEIDNDEKIRFRTAFDLYYIENWSLLLDLKILILTPFRLLNTENAY from the coding sequence ATGAACCAGTTTGACAGGCCAGAGAGCTTCAACCCCGAAGCGTTTCGCAAGAAGGTCTCGGAGATCCGCAAGACCACCACCGAACAAAAGAACGGGGCAGGAGGAAATGCGGGGCTCAACCCGCTGGCGAAGCAGATCGCCCTTCAGTTCCGTGCAGACACCTACACACCGGCGATGATCATCGGACTTATCCGGCTTCTCGACTTCTGCGCACTTTTTGCCATCGGCTACGGCATCAATGCACAATATGTCGCGCCGGCGCTGGAGCAACTGCCGGTCTATCTCCTCATCCTCGCCGGGGGGCCGGCGCTCGCCGTTGCCGCCATGCAGGTCGCCGACGCCTACCAGGTGCCGGCACTGCGCGCCTGGCTAAGGATGACGCCGCGCGTCCTCGGTGCCTGGACGGCTGCGTTCGGCGTGATTGCGCTTGGCCTTTTCTTTCTCAAATCGGGCCACCTCTATTCGCGGTTCTGGATCGGCGCATGGTTCCTCGCCGGCGGGTTTTTCCTCGTCGCGGAGCGCGCATTCATCGCCTATTCGATCCGTCACTGGTCGAGAAACGGCACCATGGAACGGCGAGCCGTCATCGTCGGTGGCGGGCAGCCCGCGAAGGACCTGATCCGGGAGATCGAGCATCAACCGGACAACGATATCCGCATCTGCGGGATCTTCGACGATCGAGACGAGCGCCGGTCCCCGAATGTGATTGCCGGCTATCCGAAACTCGGGACGGTGGACGAACTGGTCGAATTCGCCCGTCTCGCCCGCATCGACATGCTGATCATCTCGCTGCCGCTGACTGCGGAAAAGCGCATCCTCGCACTCCTCAGAAAGCTGTGGGTGCTTCCGGTCGACATCCGGCTCGCGGCGCACGCCAACAATCTCCGTTTCCGCCCACGCAGCTATTCGCATGTCGGGCAGGTCCCGATGCTCGACATCTTCGACAAGCCGATCGCCGACTGGGATTCCGTCGCCAAGCGCTGCTTCGATATCTTTTTCAGTCTCGTGGCGCTCGCTTTGCTCTGGCCCGTCATGCTCGCTGCCGCCGTCGCGGTGAAGGTCACCTCGCCCGGTCCGATCATCTTCAAGCAGCACCGCCACGGCTTCAACAACGAGACCATAGAGGTCTACAAGTTCCGCTCGATGTACACGCATATGAGCGACCCGACCGCGCGCAACGCCGTAACCAAGAACGATCCTCGCGTAACCCCCGTCGGACGCTTCCTGCGCAAATCTTCGATCGACGAATTGCCCCAGTTCTTCAATGTGCTGAAAGGCGAGCTCTCGCTCGTCGGGCCACGTCCCCACGCCGTGCTCGCGCAGACGAAGGACCGAACCTATTCCGATGTCGTCGAAGGCTATTTTGCCCGCCACCGCGTCAAGCCGGGAGTGACCGGCTGGGCACAGATCAACGGCTGGCGCGGTGAGATCGACAACGACGAAAAGATCCGGTTCCGAACGGCATTCGACCTCTACTATATCGAGAACTGGTCGCTGCTGCTCGACCTGAAGATTCTCATCCTCACGCCGTTTCGGCTGCTGAATACGGAAAACGCCTATTGA
- a CDS encoding metallophosphoesterase family protein, which translates to MRIAVISDVHGNDLALEAVLDDIDAQGIDEIVNLGDHLSGPLNAARTAEILIGRRTAAIRGNHDRYLLTLDPARMGLSDRSAHEELDERHLDWLAALPATLVYRDALFLCHGTPTSDEAYWMEALTGDGIVHMARRAEIERFADDIEHPVILCGHTHVQRALRLSGGRLLVNPGSVGCPAYGDDRPVAHKVETGSPDARYAIVEMASGDWNVTFRCVGYDHMAASLLAAERGRAEWATALATGFLD; encoded by the coding sequence ATGAGAATCGCGGTGATTTCCGATGTTCACGGCAACGACCTCGCGCTCGAGGCCGTGCTTGACGACATCGACGCACAGGGCATCGACGAGATCGTCAATCTTGGCGATCATCTGAGCGGCCCGCTGAATGCCGCGCGGACAGCGGAGATCCTGATCGGCCGCCGTACCGCTGCGATACGCGGCAATCACGACCGCTATCTTCTCACGCTCGACCCTGCCCGCATGGGATTGTCCGACCGCTCCGCCCATGAAGAACTCGATGAGCGCCACCTCGACTGGCTGGCCGCTCTGCCGGCGACCCTCGTCTATCGGGACGCTCTCTTTCTCTGCCATGGCACGCCGACGAGCGACGAGGCCTACTGGATGGAAGCGCTGACGGGCGACGGCATCGTTCACATGGCGCGGCGCGCGGAGATCGAGCGCTTTGCCGACGACATCGAGCACCCCGTAATCCTCTGCGGCCACACGCATGTTCAACGTGCCCTGCGGCTTTCGGGCGGGCGGCTCCTGGTCAATCCGGGCAGTGTCGGATGCCCGGCCTATGGCGACGACCGGCCAGTCGCGCACAAGGTCGAAACCGGTTCGCCGGATGCCCGCTACGCCATCGTCGAGATGGCATCCGGCGACTGGAACGTCACCTTCCGCTGTGTCGGCTACGATCACATGGCGGCGTCGCTCCTCGCGGCCGAACGCGGCCGCGCCGAATGGGCAACGGCGCTCGCGACCGGATTCCTCGACTGA
- a CDS encoding GNAT family N-acetyltransferase → MMASSDFTLSPEASAGRYLSAASVAREGSAAGRITISVHADMDEIEAEWRALDGSSGNSLHQSFDWCAAWTKTHGSELLIVRGAAGREPLFLLPFEIERGRLFRAARLIGSEHSNLNTGLFGPGIDNAPAAELTAALTGGIGRQLRRFADVIVFDRTPQIWRGAPHPLAALAGIENPNASFQLPLLGTIEHTLAQINAKRRRKKMRISERRLAEIGGYDYVIARETQEAHALLETFFRQKSARFETLGLPDAFRDAQTRAFFHALIDARAPEPLLELNAIRLRGEYSGRILAVAGLSRKGDHVICQFGSIDEEIAADASPGELLFYRMIERLCAEGVAVFDFGIGDQPYKRSWCTVETPLRDIVLPLTFRGRLAAGGFRAIAGAKRLVKTNETLYAFIQRQRRRQTSAASPDEP, encoded by the coding sequence ATGATGGCAAGTTCCGATTTCACCCTTTCACCGGAAGCCAGCGCCGGGCGGTATCTTTCGGCCGCGAGCGTCGCCCGTGAAGGCAGCGCTGCCGGCCGGATCACCATCTCCGTCCACGCGGACATGGACGAGATCGAAGCGGAGTGGCGCGCGCTTGACGGAAGCAGCGGCAATTCGCTGCACCAGAGCTTCGACTGGTGTGCGGCGTGGACAAAGACGCATGGCAGCGAACTGCTGATCGTTCGTGGTGCGGCTGGCAGGGAGCCGCTTTTTCTCCTCCCGTTCGAGATCGAACGCGGCCGGCTTTTCCGCGCGGCGCGCCTGATCGGCTCGGAGCACAGCAATCTCAACACCGGCCTGTTCGGCCCCGGCATCGACAATGCGCCCGCTGCGGAGCTCACGGCAGCGCTCACCGGCGGCATCGGTCGCCAGCTCCGCCGTTTCGCGGACGTGATCGTGTTCGACCGGACGCCGCAGATCTGGCGCGGCGCGCCGCACCCCCTCGCCGCTCTGGCCGGCATCGAGAACCCGAACGCCTCCTTCCAATTGCCGCTTCTCGGCACGATCGAGCACACACTCGCCCAGATCAATGCCAAGCGGCGGCGCAAGAAGATGCGCATATCCGAAAGGCGCCTCGCCGAGATTGGCGGCTATGATTATGTTATCGCTCGCGAAACGCAGGAGGCCCACGCCCTGCTCGAGACTTTCTTCCGCCAGAAATCCGCCCGCTTCGAGACACTCGGCCTGCCGGATGCCTTTCGTGATGCCCAGACGCGCGCCTTTTTCCATGCGCTGATCGATGCCCGAGCGCCCGAACCCCTCCTCGAACTCAATGCGATAAGACTGAGGGGCGAATATTCTGGCCGAATTCTCGCGGTCGCCGGTCTCTCACGCAAGGGCGACCACGTCATCTGCCAGTTCGGTTCGATCGACGAGGAAATCGCCGCGGACGCCAGCCCGGGCGAGTTGCTGTTCTACAGAATGATCGAGCGCCTCTGCGCGGAAGGCGTCGCCGTCTTCGACTTCGGCATCGGCGACCAGCCTTACAAGCGGTCGTGGTGCACGGTGGAAACCCCGTTGCGCGACATCGTTCTGCCCCTCACGTTCCGCGGTCGGCTGGCCGCCGGCGGTTTCCGGGCGATCGCCGGGGCGAAACGGTTGGTCAAGACCAACGAAACGCTTTATGCCTTCATTCAACGGCAGCGGCGGCGGCAGACATCGGCTGCAAGCCCGGATGAACCATGA